In Corynebacterium frankenforstense DSM 45800, the DNA window CCCAACCTGCTGGCCTCGCTCAAGGTGCGCGACCAGCTGCTCATCGCCGACCACCTGCGCGGCAACCGCCTGGACCGCGGACGCGCCGACGAGCTCCTTGAGACCGTCGGGCTGGCCGGCATGGGCGACCGCCACGTCCACCAGCTCTCCGGCGGTCAGCGCCAGCGCGTCAACATCGCCCGTGCGCTGATGAACAAGCCCTCGGTGCTGCTCGCCGACGAGCCGACCAGTGCGCTCGACCGCGAGCTCTCCCACGAGATCGCGGGACTGCTGCGCAGCGTGACCGATGAGTTGGGCACCGCCACGGTCCTGGTCACCCACGACCGTTCGCTGCTCGAGTACGCCGACGTCGCCGTCGAGATGCGCGACGGGAAGCTGCGCTCGATCGACCCGGCTGCCGCCGCGGCCTGAACCACAAAAGGCGTCCGGCCGCCAGCCGGGTGCCTTTGCCGTGTCGGGAGCCTTCCCCGAATATGGCGAGGACCCGGCATCTCGCCGGACCCCGGCCCGGCACCGGACCTGGCCGGGCGCAGGCCTGACGCTGACAGCCGTGACCTACCCGTGCGCCTCCCGCGCGGCCGCCGCCATCGCGCGCCCGGCCGTGAGCCCGGAGAAGATGCACCCGCCCAGGAAGGTCCCCTCCAGGGCGTTGTTGCCGTGCATGCCCCCGCCGCCGAAGCCGCTGGCCTCGCCCGCGGCCCAGAGACCCGGCAGGGGGTCGCCACCCAGGGTCAGCGCGCGGCCGTCAAGGTCCGTCTCGATCCCGCCGAGCGTCTTGCGGGTCAGAAGCCGCAGCCGCACCGCGATCAGCGGGCCGTGGTCGGGGTCGAGCAGCCGGTGCG includes these proteins:
- a CDS encoding ABC transporter ATP-binding protein yields the protein MNHKNTIPALDLRSVTVTYPDGDQTVTALDGIDFSAVPGTLTAVVGESGSGKSTLLSVAAGLVVPGSGEVLVRGRAGAAGAAANIGTASATSAASAEADAVDLAAVDENERARVRREREGVVFQNPNLLASLKVRDQLLIADHLRGNRLDRGRADELLETVGLAGMGDRHVHQLSGGQRQRVNIARALMNKPSVLLADEPTSALDRELSHEIAGLLRSVTDELGTATVLVTHDRSLLEYADVAVEMRDGKLRSIDPAAAAA